From the genome of Sphingomonas sp. HMP6, one region includes:
- the rbfA gene encoding 30S ribosome-binding factor RbfA has protein sequence MRPNETPEIRAVRLLRVGEQMRHVISDILARGDVHDETLAKHPVTITEVRMSPDLRHATVFMKPLLGRDEEAVLKALRTNTAYLQREVAARVHMKYAAKLKFLADESFDEGSHIDTLLRAPHVAQDLGED, from the coding sequence ATGCGCCCAAACGAAACACCCGAAATCCGCGCTGTTCGCCTGCTCCGCGTTGGCGAGCAGATGCGGCATGTGATCAGCGACATCCTCGCGCGCGGCGATGTGCATGACGAGACGCTGGCCAAGCATCCGGTGACGATTACCGAGGTCCGCATGTCGCCCGATCTGCGCCATGCGACCGTTTTCATGAAGCCGCTGCTCGGCCGCGACGAGGAAGCGGTGCTCAAGGCGCTGCGCACCAACACCGCGTACCTGCAGCGCGAAGTCGCGGCGCGGGTGCATATGAAATATGCCGCCAAGCTCAAGTTCCTGGCGGACGAGAGCTTCGACGAAGGCAGCCATATCGACACGCTGCTGCGCGCGCCGCATGTGGCGCAGGATTTGGGTGAGGACTGA
- a CDS encoding thymidine kinase, which translates to MAKLYFYYASMNAGKSTNLLQADFNYRERGMRTVLFTAAIDDRFAAGTITSRIGLDTPALAFDHATDLAAAVLASGTDAPACVLVDEAQFLTGAQVDQLATLADVHGIPVLAYGLRTDFLGALFEGSARLLAIADSLIEIKSVCECGRKATMNLRVDAQGRAVAAGAQTEIGGNDLYIALCRRHFSEKLAPLLGPAAS; encoded by the coding sequence ATGGCCAAGCTCTATTTCTATTATGCCTCGATGAACGCAGGCAAATCGACCAACCTGCTGCAAGCCGATTTCAATTATCGCGAGCGCGGGATGCGGACGGTGTTGTTCACCGCGGCGATCGATGACCGCTTTGCGGCGGGGACGATCACGTCGCGGATCGGGCTCGATACGCCGGCGCTGGCGTTCGACCATGCGACCGATCTGGCGGCGGCGGTGCTTGCCAGTGGCACGGATGCGCCCGCCTGCGTGCTGGTCGATGAAGCGCAGTTCCTCACCGGCGCGCAGGTCGATCAGCTCGCCACACTTGCCGATGTGCACGGCATCCCCGTCCTCGCTTACGGGCTGCGCACCGATTTCCTCGGCGCCTTGTTCGAAGGGTCGGCGCGGTTGCTGGCGATTGCGGATTCGCTGATCGAGATCAAATCGGTCTGCGAATGCGGGCGCAAGGCGACGATGAATTTGCGCGTCGATGCCCAAGGCCGCGCCGTCGCGGCGGGGGCGCAGACCGAGATTGGCGGCAACGACCTGTACATTGCGCTGTGCCGTCGCCATTTCAGCGAGAAGCTGGCGCCCCTGCTTGGACCTGCAGCCAGCTAA
- a CDS encoding site-2 protease family protein yields MTDLPLPYTIAVWLIPLVIAIVFHEVAHGYVARMFGDHTAERMGRLTLNPIRHVDPIGTVVLPMVLAIAHAPIFGWAKPVPVDYRNLHNPRRDMIFVALAGPGTNFVLATLAALLLAAVFSGAVPPVRALYTVSGFLFLSLVSFVQVNVFLGIFNLIPLPPFDGGHVVQGLLPRAAAIQYAKLARFGFPLLLILLFVLPMLSPKLDIVRRLIGPIANAAFEFFLGIAQLTGL; encoded by the coding sequence ATGACTGACCTCCCCCTGCCCTACACCATCGCGGTGTGGCTCATTCCCCTCGTGATCGCGATCGTCTTCCACGAAGTCGCGCACGGCTATGTCGCGCGGATGTTCGGCGATCACACCGCCGAGCGGATGGGGCGGCTGACGCTCAACCCGATCCGGCATGTCGATCCGATCGGCACGGTCGTGCTGCCGATGGTGCTGGCGATCGCACACGCGCCGATTTTCGGCTGGGCCAAGCCCGTGCCGGTCGACTATCGCAACCTGCACAACCCGCGCCGCGACATGATTTTCGTCGCGCTGGCCGGGCCGGGGACGAATTTCGTGCTGGCGACGCTCGCGGCGCTGCTGCTGGCGGCGGTCTTTTCGGGCGCTGTGCCGCCGGTGCGCGCGCTCTACACCGTGTCGGGTTTCCTGTTCCTGTCGCTCGTCAGCTTCGTGCAGGTCAATGTGTTCCTCGGCATTTTCAACCTGATCCCGCTGCCGCCGTTCGACGGCGGGCACGTCGTCCAGGGTCTGCTGCCGCGCGCCGCCGCGATCCAATACGCGAAGCTCGCGCGCTTCGGCTTTCCGCTGCTGCTGATCCTGTTGTTCGTGCTGCCGATGCTCAGCCCCAAACTCGACATCGTCCGCCGCTTGATCGGGCCGATTGCCAATGCGGCGTTCGAATTCTTCCTCGGCATCGCGCAGCTCACGGGATTGTGA
- the truB gene encoding tRNA pseudouridine(55) synthase TruB, which translates to MSGVHGWLILDKPLGLGSTQGVSAVKRALRDAGFDVSKRGIKVGHGGTLDPLATGVLPIALGEATKLAGRMLDSDKVYDFTITFGVQTDTLDLEGKVIAESAVRPTLAQVEAVLARFTGPIEQVPPAYSALKVDGARAYDLARAGEDVVLASRGVTVHRLSVRHPGPVPGSTAQKEATPEAEAWTPEQVRGDDVESITLTAHVSKGTYIRSLARDIAIALGTVGHVTYLRRTKAGPFDLSHAISLDKLAELGKARTLEDKLLPLRAGLDDIPALPLSPDQAGLLRQGRVLIGIAANDGQYFATSDDVPVALVEVQDREVRVVRGFNL; encoded by the coding sequence GTGAGCGGGGTGCATGGCTGGCTGATTCTCGACAAGCCGCTGGGCTTGGGGTCGACGCAGGGCGTGTCGGCGGTCAAGCGCGCGCTGCGGGATGCCGGGTTCGACGTGAGCAAGCGCGGGATCAAGGTCGGGCATGGCGGCACGCTCGATCCGCTGGCGACCGGCGTGCTGCCGATCGCGCTGGGCGAGGCGACCAAGCTCGCCGGGCGGATGCTCGACAGCGACAAGGTCTATGATTTTACGATCACCTTCGGGGTGCAGACCGATACGCTCGATCTTGAGGGCAAGGTGATTGCCGAGAGCGCTGTGCGACCGACGCTGGCGCAGGTGGAGGCGGTGCTGGCGCGCTTTACCGGGCCGATCGAACAGGTGCCGCCGGCGTATTCTGCGCTCAAGGTGGATGGCGCGCGGGCGTATGATCTGGCGCGGGCGGGTGAGGACGTGGTGCTGGCGAGCCGGGGGGTGACGGTGCACCGCCTCTCTGTTCGTCACCCCGGACCTGTTCCGGGGTCCACCGCGCAAAAAGAGGCGACACCCGAAGCTGAAGCGTGGACCCCGGAACAAGTCCGGGGTGACGACGTGGAGTCGATCACCCTCACCGCGCATGTCTCCAAGGGCACCTATATCCGCAGCCTCGCGCGCGACATCGCGATTGCGCTCGGCACGGTCGGGCATGTCACCTATCTGCGCCGCACCAAGGCCGGTCCGTTCGACCTGTCGCACGCGATATCGCTGGACAAACTGGCCGAATTGGGTAAGGCGCGCACGCTTGAAGATAAACTCCTGCCGTTGAGGGCGGGGCTGGACGACATCCCGGCTCTACCCCTCTCCCCCGATCAGGCAGGGCTGCTCCGACAGGGGCGGGTGTTGATCGGGATCGCTGCCAATGACGGCCAATACTTCGCGACTTCGGACGATGTGCCGGTCGCTTTGGTGGAGGTTCAGGACCGCGAGGTCCGCGTCGTTCGCGGTTTCAATCTGTAG
- the rpsO gene encoding 30S ribosomal protein S15 gives MTITTERKNALVKEHGRVEGDTGSPEVQVAILTERIRNLTEHFKGHKKDNHSRRGLLMMVNKRRSLLDYLRHKDGARYTALIAKLGLRK, from the coding sequence ATGACGATCACCACGGAGCGCAAGAACGCGCTCGTCAAGGAACATGGCCGCGTCGAAGGCGACACCGGCAGCCCCGAAGTCCAGGTCGCGATCCTCACCGAGCGCATTCGCAACCTGACCGAGCACTTCAAGGGCCACAAGAAGGACAATCACTCGCGCCGCGGTCTGCTGATGATGGTCAACAAGCGGCGTTCGCTGCTCGACTATCTCCGCCACAAGGATGGCGCGCGATACACCGCCCTCATCGCGAAGCTCGGGCTTCGTAAGTAA
- the pnp gene encoding polyribonucleotide nucleotidyltransferase, with protein sequence MFDTKTVTTQWGGKTLTLETGRVARQADGAVMATLGETVVLCAVTAAKSVKEGQDFFPLTVHYQEKYSAAGRIPGGFFKRERGATEKETLTSRLIDRPIRPLFPEGFYNEINVICQVLSYDGENEPDMLAMVAASAALTISGVPFMGPIGAARVGYIDGEYILNPTVEQIKAGELDLVVAATGDAVMMVESEAKELSEEVMLGAVQFAHKACREVCNLVIDLAEQAAKEPWEMAAQADLSTAKDKLKKLIGKDIAAAYKVTDKSARSGLLNEARAKAKAAFADAAPQDQMAASKLVKKLEAEIVRGAILKDGQRIDGRTTTQIRPIEAMVHFLPRAHGSALFTRGETQAICTTTLGTKDAEQMIDGLTGLSYENFMLHYNFPPYSVGEVGRFGAPGRREVGHGKLAWRALHPVLPSKDEFPYTIRVLSDITESNGSSSMATVCGGSLSMMDAGVPLKRPVSGIAMGLILEGKDFAVLSDILGDEDHLGDMDFKVAGTSEGITTMQMDIKIAGITDEIMRVALAQAKEGRAHILGEMARALDHTREELSAHAPRIETFTIDKTKIRDVIGTGGKVIREIVATTGAKVDIDDEGVIKVSSSDTSQIEAAIKWIKGIVEEAEVGKVYDGKVVNLVDFGAFVNFMGGKDGLVHVSEIKNERVEKVSDVLSEGQEVKVKVLEIDPRGKVRLSMRVVDQETGAELEDTRPAREERPRGDRPDRGPRRDGDGGRGPGGGDRGPRGGGGGDRGPRRDGDGGRGPRRDGGGERAPRPERAAGGNDDGPAPEFAPAFLTGDRD encoded by the coding sequence ATGTTCGATACCAAGACCGTAACCACCCAATGGGGTGGCAAGACCCTGACCCTCGAGACCGGCCGCGTTGCGCGCCAGGCTGACGGCGCCGTGATGGCGACTTTGGGCGAGACCGTGGTGCTTTGCGCCGTGACCGCCGCCAAGAGCGTGAAGGAAGGCCAGGACTTCTTCCCGCTGACCGTGCATTATCAGGAAAAATATTCGGCAGCCGGCCGCATCCCCGGTGGCTTCTTCAAGCGTGAGCGCGGCGCGACCGAAAAGGAAACGCTGACCAGCCGCTTGATCGATCGCCCGATCCGCCCGCTGTTCCCCGAAGGTTTCTACAACGAAATCAACGTGATTTGCCAAGTGCTCAGCTATGACGGCGAGAATGAGCCCGACATGCTGGCGATGGTCGCAGCTTCCGCTGCCCTCACCATCTCGGGCGTTCCCTTCATGGGCCCGATCGGCGCGGCACGCGTCGGCTATATCGACGGCGAATACATCCTCAACCCGACGGTCGAGCAGATCAAGGCGGGCGAGCTCGATCTCGTCGTCGCCGCGACCGGCGATGCCGTGATGATGGTCGAATCGGAAGCCAAGGAGCTTTCGGAAGAGGTCATGCTCGGTGCCGTCCAGTTCGCGCACAAGGCGTGCCGCGAAGTCTGCAATCTCGTCATCGATCTGGCCGAGCAGGCCGCCAAGGAGCCGTGGGAAATGGCCGCTCAGGCCGATCTCTCGACCGCCAAGGACAAGCTCAAGAAGCTGATCGGCAAGGACATTGCCGCCGCCTATAAGGTGACCGACAAGTCGGCACGTTCGGGTCTGCTCAACGAAGCCCGCGCCAAGGCGAAGGCAGCGTTCGCCGACGCCGCGCCGCAGGACCAGATGGCCGCCAGCAAGCTCGTCAAGAAGCTCGAAGCCGAAATCGTTCGCGGCGCGATCCTGAAGGACGGCCAGCGCATCGACGGTCGTACCACCACGCAGATCCGCCCGATCGAGGCGATGGTGCACTTCCTGCCGCGCGCGCACGGTTCGGCGCTGTTCACCCGCGGTGAAACGCAGGCGATCTGCACGACCACGCTCGGCACCAAGGACGCCGAACAGATGATCGACGGCCTGACCGGCCTGTCCTACGAAAACTTCATGCTGCACTATAACTTCCCGCCCTATTCGGTCGGTGAAGTCGGTCGCTTCGGTGCGCCGGGCCGTCGTGAAGTCGGCCATGGCAAGCTCGCCTGGCGCGCGCTGCACCCGGTGCTGCCGTCGAAGGATGAGTTCCCCTACACGATCCGCGTTCTGTCGGACATCACCGAGAGCAACGGCTCGTCGTCGATGGCGACCGTGTGCGGCGGTTCGCTGTCGATGATGGACGCAGGCGTTCCGCTAAAGCGTCCGGTATCGGGCATTGCGATGGGCCTGATCCTCGAAGGTAAGGATTTCGCGGTTCTGAGCGATATCCTCGGCGACGAAGATCATCTCGGCGACATGGATTTCAAGGTCGCTGGCACGTCCGAGGGCATCACCACGATGCAGATGGACATCAAGATCGCCGGCATCACCGACGAGATCATGCGGGTTGCTTTGGCGCAGGCCAAGGAAGGCCGCGCGCACATCCTGGGTGAAATGGCCCGTGCGCTCGACCACACGCGTGAGGAACTCTCGGCACACGCACCGCGCATCGAGACCTTCACGATCGACAAGACCAAGATCCGTGACGTCATCGGCACCGGCGGCAAGGTCATCCGCGAAATCGTCGCGACGACCGGCGCCAAGGTCGACATCGACGATGAGGGCGTGATCAAGGTGTCGTCGTCCGACACGTCGCAGATCGAAGCCGCGATCAAGTGGATCAAGGGCATCGTCGAGGAAGCCGAAGTCGGCAAGGTCTATGACGGCAAGGTCGTCAACCTCGTCGATTTCGGGGCATTCGTGAACTTCATGGGTGGCAAGGACGGTCTCGTCCACGTGTCCGAAATCAAGAACGAGCGCGTCGAAAAGGTCTCGGACGTCCTGAGCGAAGGCCAGGAAGTCAAGGTCAAGGTCCTCGAGATCGACCCGCGCGGGAAGGTTCGCCTGTCGATGCGCGTTGTCGATCAGGAGACTGGTGCCGAGCTGGAAGACACCCGCCCGGCGCGCGAAGAGCGTCCACGCGGTGACCGTCCGGATCGCGGTCCGCGTCGTGATGGCGATGGTGGCCGTGGTCCCGGCGGCGGCGATCGCGGTCCGCGCGGTGGCGGCGGTGGTGACCGTGGTCCGCGCCGTGATGGCGACGGTGGCCGTGGACCCCGTCGCGATGGCGGCGGCGAGCGCGCTCCGCGTCCCGAGCGTGCAGCCGGTGGCAACGATGACGGCCCAGCGCCCGAATTCGCCCCCGCTTTCCTGACGGGTGATCGCGACTAA